The following nucleotide sequence is from uncultured Draconibacterium sp..
CTCATTCATCAACCTTATGGAGATGTGCACGGATCGTGGAGAGCTATGGAAGAATTGTATAAAGAAGGAAGAGTAAGAGCCCTTGGTATCAGCAATTTTCAACCAGACAGAGTTATGGACATGATTACATTCAATGAAATTACTCCGATGGTGAATCAGATTGAAACACATCCTTTCAATCAGCAAGTTGAAACACAGAAGTTCCTCACTGAAAACGGTGTTCAAATGGAATCGTGGGGACCTTTTGCTGAAGGAAAGAATAATCTTTTCGGCAATGAATTATTAGCTAAAATTGGGGCAATGTATAATAAATCTGTAGCCCAGGTTGTGCTTCGTTGGTTGATTCAAAGAGGTGTAGTTGCAATTCCAAAATCAGTACGTAAAGAAAGAATGGAAGAGAACTTCAACATTTTTGATTTTGAATTAAGTGCTGAAGACTTTGAACGGATCGCAACGCTGGATATGAAAACCAGCAGCTTTTTTGATCATCGTGATCCGGCTATGGTAAAATGGATGGGAGAACGAAAACTTGATATTTAATTTGTGAATAGAAAGAATTATGCAAAAAAGAAAATTAGGAAACAGTGGACTTGAAGTTTCTTCCATTGGATTGGGCTGTATGGGAATGAGTTGGTCTTATGGGCCGGCCAAGAATAAAAAAGAAATGATTTCACTTATACAAAGAGCTTTTGAAAAAGGGGTAACTTTTTTTGACACAGCCGAAGTTTATGGTCCATTTCTAAATGAAGAACTTATAGGTGAAGCACTAACTCCTTTTCGGGAACAAGTACAAATTGCAACTAAGTTTGGCTTTGCAGCAGGATCTGAAGACAATAACCGCTGGTCAGTATTAAATAGTCAGCCCAAGCATATTAAAAAGGTTGTTGAAGGTTCACTTAAAAGACTCAAAGTTGAAGTAATTGATCTTTATTACCAGCATCGTTTAGATCCGAATGTTCCGATCGAAGATGTTGCAGGAACCGTTCAGGATTTAATTAAAGAAGGAAAAGTAAAATACTTTGGTCTTTCGGAAGTAGGCGCTCAGACAATTCGTAGGGCAAACGCCGTTCAGCAAGTCACTGCCGTGCAAAGTGAGTATTCGCTTTGGTGGCGAGAGCCGGAACAGACAATATTACCAACACTAGAAGAGTTGGTAATTGGATTTGTACCGTTTAGTCCACTCGGAAAAGGCTTTCTTACTGGGAAAATTGACGAAAAAACCAATTTTGATAAATCAGATTTTCGAAATACTGTTCCCCGTTTTTCTGAAGAGAATAGAAAAGCAAATCAGGCACTGGTAGATCTGCTTGGTGAAATTGCCAAAGAAAAGAATGCAACTTCGGCACAAATCGCATTGGCATGGTTACTAGCTCAAAAAACCTGGATTGTTCCCATACCAGGTACGACAAAATTGCACAGACTTGAAGAAAATCTTGGAGCAGCAGAAGTTACTTTAACGAATGATGATTTGAACCAAATCAACATTGCGCTTTCAAAAATTGATGTACATGGTGCGCGTTATTCGGAACAGAATCAAAAGATGGTTAATCGTTAGCTAAGGAAGAGTAAACATGAAACGGAAAATAAGAAATCAAGTTTTAATAATTATGGTAATGACAACAAGCCTTATTGCAGTTGGTCAAAACAAGATTGAAAATCCGTTCGGTCTTGTATATAAAGATGCCATAACTGAAAATAAATCAGGCGAAGTAAATATTCATCCGGTTAGCTATGACCTGAACGGTATTGAAATAGCTGCCAATGTTTACACACCAGCTAATTATGATCCTTCAAAAAGTTATCCTGCGGTGGTAGTTGCTCTTCCAAACGGAGGAGTTAAAGAACAAGTAGCTGGATTATATGCACAGCGTTTGGCAGAATCGGGTTACATTACAATTGCTGCCGATGCATCGTACCAGGGAGCCAGTGGTGGTAAACCCCGTAACGTGGATAAACCCGCCAACCGTATTAATGACATTCGCGGAATGGCAGATTATCTTACTCAATATGCTGGTGTAAATGCTGAACAACTTGGTGTATTGGGAGTTTGTGGCGGCGGTGGTTATACACTGGCTGCAGCACAAACCGATAAGCGATTTAAGGCAGTGGCAACACTAAGTATGTTTAATTCAGGTATTGTAAGAAAAAATGGATTCAGGGATTCTCAGTTAGAAACGATTCAGGAGCGGTTAAAACAAGCCTCTGATGCCCGTGCACAGGAAGCAGCAGGAGGAGAAGTGCTCTATGCTGCCAACACGGTAGCAAGCGATAAAGTTGCTGATAAAATGCCCTTTGATCTTTATCGTGAAGGACATTATTATTACCACAGAACCCATGCTCATCCAAACTCTACTTTTCGATACACCATGAGCAGTTTGCTCGATTTGATGGCATTTGATGCAACTTCAAATATGGACTTAATCAATCAGCCTTTGTTAATGATGGCCGGAAGCAAAGCAGACACCTACTATATGACTGAGGATGCTTTTAAAAAAGCTACCGGAACTACAGAAAAGGAATTATTCCTGATACCGGGAGCCACGCATATTCAAACCTATTATGTTCCTGAATATGTCGAGCAGGCAATGAATAAATTGAACGAATTTTTTGGGGAAAATTTATAAAAAGTGTAACTAATAAAAACAGATATTATGAGATTCAAACTTATCGGACTAATTGTACTACTTTCATGGGGACAGTACTCATTCGCTCAAGATACAGATGCGAAACGTGAAATCATTCAGCTTTCAAAAGACAAATGGCAATGGATGTCAGATAAAAATGTCGATGAGTTAAGTAAACTCTTTCACCAAAAAGCCGAGTTTGTTCACATGGGTGGGCACTGGGGAACAGAACAGGAACTTGCCATCATTAAAAGTGGTGGAATTTGGTACAAAAAGGCTGACATACACGAAGTATCGGTTAATATTATCGATAATACTGCCATTCTTTTAAACCGAATTGATCTGCTTGCTGTGGTTGGCAGAAATGAAGTTACCAATCCATTTGAAGTTACCGAAGTTTATATAAAACAAGACGGTAAATGGATGCTTGGGGCACTTTCATTCACTCGATTAATGACTCCCGGAGATCATTAACAAAATCAATCAAAAAACTAAAGCAAATCGAACAAAATGAAAAACTTACTAGTCGGATTTCTTTCTTTTCTATTGGCAATATCAATAGATGTGCAATCGGCATCTGGAAATACAAAGCAGACTTCCGGGCCAGAAGTAAAAACAAAATCAGGTGTTGTTAGAGGTGTTACTGAAGGCGATGTCTCCAGTTTCAAGGGAATTCCTTTTGCAGCACCTCCCGTTGGCGAATTTCGCTGGCGTCCGCCACAACCGGTAGAAGCCTGGGAAGGAGTTCGCGATGCTTCAGAATTTGGTCCTACTTGTGCCGCAGTAGGCTGGGGTGCTGCTGCGGGAACCATCCAGCAAGGTTCATCAGAAGATTGCCTTTACCTCAATATATGGACTCCTGCCACTGCCAAAGAGGGAGCAAAATTGCCTGTTATGGTTTGGATTCATGGTGGTGGTTTTACAGGAGGCAGCGGTAATACAAACGGAGCTGGATTTGCCAAACAAGGCGTGATCCTGGGTTCAATGAATTATCGTCTGGGACGCCTTGGTCATTTTGCTTTCCCTGCATTGAGTGCAGAGCGTCCTGAAGAAGCTAAAGGCAGTTATGCTTTTATGGACCAGATTGCTGCATTGAAATGGGTACAGGAAAATATTTCTGCTTTTGGAGGCGATCCAAATAATGTAACCATTTTTGGCTTCTCTGCAGGCGGTGTTTCTGTACACTCACTTCTTACGATCCCAACAGCTAGCGGTCTTTTCCATAAGGCAATCGGTCATTCAAGCGGTGGACGCGACGGAGTTCTTACCGGCAGACCAATGAATAAGGAAAATGCTGATGCACTTTACCCGGTTTCAGCCGAAACGATTGGGATAAATTTTGCTAAAATGCATGGTATTGAAGGAACTGATGCAGAAGCACTGGCTAAACTTCGTGCCCTTCCTGTTGTCAAAATTGTTGGGGGTGGAGAGACTGATGGACAGGGAGGTCCGCGTATTTATCCAGGCCCGATTCTGGACGGGAAGTTTGTAGTAGAAACTGCCGAAAGTGCATACAATGCAGGCAGACAGGCAAAAGTTCCGCTGATGATCGGAAACAACAGTGCCGAAATTGGCGGAAGTTTCGTTAATTCAAGCACAACAAAAGAAGAACTTTTCGCTCTGTTCGGTGATTTGGAGAATGAGGCAAAAGCAGCTTACGATCCGGATGGAACCAAAGAATTCGCAGAGGTGCAGGCACGATTTAATACCGACTGGGTTTGGGCTGAACCGGCCCGGTTTTCCGCAAGAGCCTTTACAGCCATTGGTGAACCAGCCTACATTTTCCTGTTTGATTATGTGCCTTCTTACATGAAAGAAAGAGCGCCCTATGGTCCCGGACATGGAACCGATATTTCTTTTGCATTCGATATTCTTGGGGAAGGAGGAGGTTTCGGGCCACCACCAACTCCGACAGCAGAAGACCAGGATGTAGCCCGGACAATGAATGCTTACTGGGTTAACTTTGCAAAAACAGGTGATCCGAATGGTGAGGGATTGCCGAATTGGCCGTTAAATAAACCCGAAACGAACCAGATCCTCGAATTTCAGCGTGATGGCAAAGTTGTTGGCGAGACTGATCCTACGAAAGCACGACTGGATGTTATTGGAAACGCCAGTCAAATTGACCACCCCAGGCCAATTTAAATTGACCATCGACGCCGGAGCAAATTGACCACCGACCATTTTCAACAAAAAAGAGAACGTTTTTCTTCTGTCAGATTACAACAAATTTACTGTTTTTTTATTCACTATAAATGTTTCGTTTTTTTCTCATCGATTCCCCCATCAGCTCAATCCTGTGCGATTGATGGATCAACCGGTCAAGTATGGCATCGGCAATCGTTTTTTCCCCGATTATTTCATACCACTTACTAACGGGCAGTTGTGATGTAACAATCATTGAGCCACTATTGTGCCTGTCTTCAATTAACTCTAACAGAGCTATCCGGTTTTGGCTATCTAAGGGTTGCAGACCAAAATCATCGAGTATTATTAACTGATGCCTGGCCATTTTTGCAAGTTCTTTAAGATAAGATCCATCGGCTTTTGCCATTTTTAGTTTAGAAAACAGTTTTGTTGTATTAAAGTACAAAACCCTGTATCCCTCAATACAGGCCTGATACCCTAAGGCTGTCGCAATATAACTTTTGCCGGCACCGGTGCTGCCCGATATTAATACATTCTCGTTTTTATTAATAAAATCGCATTCAGCCAGTCTTAACAGTTTTGTCCGATCGATATTTCTTGCATGTTCGTACACCACGTTTTCAATGGTTGCTTTATAGTGGAACCTTGCATTTTTTATCAATCGCTCTATCTTTCGGTTGTTGCGATCGTCCCACTCGGCATCTGTTATCATCGATACAAACTGGTCGATGGTGTAATCATCGGTTTTACCCGTTTCGATAGCTGTTTTAAAAGCCCCATGCATACCATGGAGCTTCATCTGTTTCATTCGTGTTAATGTTACTTCGTTCATTGTTTTTTACTTTATCAGTTGTAATATTTTCCTCCCCTTATATTGTTATGAAAAGGAAGTTCAGGTTCGTCCGGTGTTTCATCGTCAAGTTTATCCAACCCTTTTTCCAGTATCTTTTGTATGATTTTGTAGTTGTAAACCTGATGTTCCAATGCACGTTTACACGCATTGGCAAGCCTTTCTTCTCCCACCTTTTTAGCAAAAGCCAATACGCCCATACAGCTTTTATAGGATTGTTCAGGGTGTTGTTTTCTTTCCAGCACATTGATTATAAATTCCTTTACACTTTCGTCAATTGAAGCTGCCCAGTTGATAAAACGCTGCGGTGTCCAGTCGGTAACAAACTGGTGTGTTGTTGCCAGGTGGTCTTTGTTTGTGGTGTAGAAGTATTTACGTCCATCTCTTTTGTGCAAAGCTATGCGGTTGTATTTATGGTATATTTCAACGGTTTTTGATGTAAACACCAGCTTTACCTTCTTCTTTAAATATTGGCAGGGAACACTGTAATAATGCTTGTCTTTGCTTAACAGCACGTGCCCGTTCATGGCTACGGTGGCTATTGCTATTTCTTTAATCTCGTATTTTTCTACAGGCAATGCGGTAAGCTTGTCTTTTTCGTCTTCAACGAATAATTGATACCGGGACGTTGGCCTGCCAGTCAGCTTTTTGTTGTTGTGTTTATCCAGCTCGTCCCAAATGGCATTATTTAGCTCGTCTAAACTATAAAAGCTTTTGCCGCGCAAGGCCGGATATATTCTTTGGTACAGTATCTTAACTGCCCCTTCTGCCAGAGACTTGTCCCGGGGACGGTAAGCCCGGGCCGGAAGAACTGTTGTGCCATAGTGTTCGGCAAAGTCCATAAACGTTTCGTTAATGGTAGGTTCAAACCGGCTGCTTTTGGTTACGGCAGACTTTAGGTTATCAGGGACAATAGCTGCAGGAACTCCCCCGTAAAAGTGCAGTGCATTTTCAACCGAAGCAACAAAGTCTTCTTTTTGTTGGCTCGGTGAGGCTTCTGCATAGGTGTATTGACTGGCCCCCAGTATGGCAACAAAAAACTGTACCTCTTCAATCTCGCCTGTTTCTTTATTGATAACTTCAAGGGTTTTGCCAGCGTAGTCAATAAACATCTTATCGCCTGCTTTATGCTCCATATGCATTACCGGGTTAACCTTTTTACTCCAACGCAGGTAGTGGGCTTTAAACTGGCTTAGTTTTAGCCCATCGGGATGTTTTGCATAATATTCTTCCCACATCAGCTGTTTGGTAACGCCGGTCTTTTTTAGTTCGCGCTCCATGTAGGGAAAGAAGTTATAAACCTTTTTTAGCTTGGGGGAAAGAACATCTTCGGTATCCCTGCTAAAGATCTTTTCCAGCTCGGAATCACTCTTTTTATCAATATCATCAATTGTAAGGTTTAATACCTTGTATAGAGCGATATACTTCTTAACGGTGTTACGTGAGAGGCCCAGGTACCTACTGATAAATTGTTTTGCTTTTCCCTGGTGGTGCAACTGAATGACTTTTCTTACTTTACTCATGTCGATTAATTTATTAGCCATGTTTTCATATTAATTTGTTTAAATCAGTATGAAATTATGGCTTCGACAGAAGTAAAATCAATCTCTTTTGATGGGTGGTCACTTTAGTCCGGCGCAGGTGGTCACTTTGCTCCGGCACGGGGTGGTCAGTTTAAACTGGCGAGGGTGGTCATTTTATTCCGGCCTTGGGTGGTCACTTTGACCGTTTTTTCCACATTACTTCGCGAATAATAAGTAAATAGGCTGCAAACTGATTGTTGTCGGGAAGCACATCCTGGCTGGCCGGTAGTCCGTTTACAATCTCGGATAAGCGGAAAAATACATTTTCCAACTCAACTGCCGGCACATTGATCTGTTTGCCTTTTTTAGAAGTATTAAACGCAAGATTTGCAATTTGAACAGCGATTGAATCGTTGGAATATAAAACAGAATCGTCCTTAAATAAATCCTGAACCGGGACGAGTGTCTCTTCAGTAAAGTTTATTGCGCGATCAATTTCATCGCTTGTTGGCGGGAATTCGCTAAAAAATCGGTCTGCAAGAAACTTGTCACCCAGCTCTAAAGCAGTTGCAACTGTATGCTCTTCAATACTTTTCAGTTGTGTGGCACTTCCGGTTATAGATAACTGAATCATTGTTATAATCCTTGCTTGTTGTTTATTTCTAAATTCGTAATGATCTGAAGTTCTATCGAAGGCTGATCATTGCGTTATAATAATCCTTTATCCGACAATACCTTTTTAATGGTTTCATGTTTTTTCCAAAAACGATCTTCAATTTTCTGATTAGTTCGGTGATAATCCGGATTATTTTTTAATGGTTTCATGATAGGATCTTTAGGCTCGAAAACTAAAATCCAGTACTGGTAATTATCCTGTGTTGCAAAAATCCTGAGTTGTTCCAAAGCTTCCTCGTATTTTCCCTCATAAGCATACATAACTGCCATGCTCGCACTTTTATAAATCGATTTATCGTTATTGCAATACGCCTTATAACTATCAAAAAACTTAGCGGCCTGCTCCTTCAATCCCATTTTTTGGTAAACCCAGGCAATTTTAACATCCTCCTGCGGATAAATATTCAGTCCGTATTTATCGCGGGCATCAACAAACTTTTCGAAATAATAATAGGCACTGTCATAGTCTTCCTCGAAATAATAAACTTTTGCCACTTCCTGCAAAAGGTCCAGGCGGGCAGTATCCTTGTGCCACTCGTTAAGCATCAATTTTTTGGTCCGCTCCGCATCGCCGTCTTTAGCGTACAAAATATAAGTTTTCACCAGCGGTGAATAATAATTATCGGGATTATAATCCAGCGATTTATTAATATAAGTAGCCGCCTCATCAACAAAACCATTTTGAATAAGCGCATTACTCAAGTGCAAATAGATGAAACTTTTACCAATAGAATCGTTCGCTGCAATATCGAGCTGAATACCTTTTAGCGCGTACTCCAGGTATTTTGCAGTATTCGGAATTACACGGGCATATAAATCGGCCAGCATCTGCACCACCGCCGACGAGTTGGGATTGTACTCCAGTGCTTTTTCAAGGTGCGGTAAAGCCAGGCTGTACTCCTCCATTTGCATGTAGTAAAGTGCTTTGGCAATCAAACTTTCAGCCGAACGCGAATCGTAAAGCAGGGCCTTATCTGCAAAATTATTAATTTGCTCAGTATATTGTTTTTCTTTTTGGTTTACATCTATAAAATAATACGAAATAGCCACATTTGCATAAGCGAGTGCAAACTGATCATCCTCATCTATCGCTTTCTCAAACAAGGAAATTGCCTTCTTTAAATTCTCTTCCGTTCGGTTGTAATACAAGTTTAGTGCCTGCAGATAATAATCGTATGCCTCCAAATTATCGGTCGGTATTTTCTCAATTTGTTTTAATTCTGCGGGAGTTACAACAGCCTGAATG
It contains:
- a CDS encoding aldo/keto reductase; translation: MKTVKLNNGVEMPILGFGVFQIANQEECEKSVLNAIETGYRLIDTASSYMNEIAVGNAIKESGVSREAMFVTSKLWVQHTGYENTKISFESSLKKLQLDYLDLYLIHQPYGDVHGSWRAMEELYKEGRVRALGISNFQPDRVMDMITFNEITPMVNQIETHPFNQQVETQKFLTENGVQMESWGPFAEGKNNLFGNELLAKIGAMYNKSVAQVVLRWLIQRGVVAIPKSVRKERMEENFNIFDFELSAEDFERIATLDMKTSSFFDHRDPAMVKWMGERKLDI
- a CDS encoding aldo/keto reductase, coding for MQKRKLGNSGLEVSSIGLGCMGMSWSYGPAKNKKEMISLIQRAFEKGVTFFDTAEVYGPFLNEELIGEALTPFREQVQIATKFGFAAGSEDNNRWSVLNSQPKHIKKVVEGSLKRLKVEVIDLYYQHRLDPNVPIEDVAGTVQDLIKEGKVKYFGLSEVGAQTIRRANAVQQVTAVQSEYSLWWREPEQTILPTLEELVIGFVPFSPLGKGFLTGKIDEKTNFDKSDFRNTVPRFSEENRKANQALVDLLGEIAKEKNATSAQIALAWLLAQKTWIVPIPGTTKLHRLEENLGAAEVTLTNDDLNQINIALSKIDVHGARYSEQNQKMVNR
- a CDS encoding alpha/beta hydrolase → MTTSLIAVGQNKIENPFGLVYKDAITENKSGEVNIHPVSYDLNGIEIAANVYTPANYDPSKSYPAVVVALPNGGVKEQVAGLYAQRLAESGYITIAADASYQGASGGKPRNVDKPANRINDIRGMADYLTQYAGVNAEQLGVLGVCGGGGYTLAAAQTDKRFKAVATLSMFNSGIVRKNGFRDSQLETIQERLKQASDARAQEAAGGEVLYAANTVASDKVADKMPFDLYREGHYYYHRTHAHPNSTFRYTMSSLLDLMAFDATSNMDLINQPLLMMAGSKADTYYMTEDAFKKATGTTEKELFLIPGATHIQTYYVPEYVEQAMNKLNEFFGENL
- a CDS encoding nuclear transport factor 2 family protein, producing MRFKLIGLIVLLSWGQYSFAQDTDAKREIIQLSKDKWQWMSDKNVDELSKLFHQKAEFVHMGGHWGTEQELAIIKSGGIWYKKADIHEVSVNIIDNTAILLNRIDLLAVVGRNEVTNPFEVTEVYIKQDGKWMLGALSFTRLMTPGDH
- a CDS encoding carboxylesterase family protein encodes the protein MKNLLVGFLSFLLAISIDVQSASGNTKQTSGPEVKTKSGVVRGVTEGDVSSFKGIPFAAPPVGEFRWRPPQPVEAWEGVRDASEFGPTCAAVGWGAAAGTIQQGSSEDCLYLNIWTPATAKEGAKLPVMVWIHGGGFTGGSGNTNGAGFAKQGVILGSMNYRLGRLGHFAFPALSAERPEEAKGSYAFMDQIAALKWVQENISAFGGDPNNVTIFGFSAGGVSVHSLLTIPTASGLFHKAIGHSSGGRDGVLTGRPMNKENADALYPVSAETIGINFAKMHGIEGTDAEALAKLRALPVVKIVGGGETDGQGGPRIYPGPILDGKFVVETAESAYNAGRQAKVPLMIGNNSAEIGGSFVNSSTTKEELFALFGDLENEAKAAYDPDGTKEFAEVQARFNTDWVWAEPARFSARAFTAIGEPAYIFLFDYVPSYMKERAPYGPGHGTDISFAFDILGEGGGFGPPPTPTAEDQDVARTMNAYWVNFAKTGDPNGEGLPNWPLNKPETNQILEFQRDGKVVGETDPTKARLDVIGNASQIDHPRPI
- the istB gene encoding IS21-like element helper ATPase IstB, translating into MNEVTLTRMKQMKLHGMHGAFKTAIETGKTDDYTIDQFVSMITDAEWDDRNNRKIERLIKNARFHYKATIENVVYEHARNIDRTKLLRLAECDFINKNENVLISGSTGAGKSYIATALGYQACIEGYRVLYFNTTKLFSKLKMAKADGSYLKELAKMARHQLIILDDFGLQPLDSQNRIALLELIEDRHNSGSMIVTSQLPVSKWYEIIGEKTIADAILDRLIHQSHRIELMGESMRKKRNIYSE
- the istA gene encoding IS21 family transposase, which gives rise to MANKLIDMSKVRKVIQLHHQGKAKQFISRYLGLSRNTVKKYIALYKVLNLTIDDIDKKSDSELEKIFSRDTEDVLSPKLKKVYNFFPYMERELKKTGVTKQLMWEEYYAKHPDGLKLSQFKAHYLRWSKKVNPVMHMEHKAGDKMFIDYAGKTLEVINKETGEIEEVQFFVAILGASQYTYAEASPSQQKEDFVASVENALHFYGGVPAAIVPDNLKSAVTKSSRFEPTINETFMDFAEHYGTTVLPARAYRPRDKSLAEGAVKILYQRIYPALRGKSFYSLDELNNAIWDELDKHNNKKLTGRPTSRYQLFVEDEKDKLTALPVEKYEIKEIAIATVAMNGHVLLSKDKHYYSVPCQYLKKKVKLVFTSKTVEIYHKYNRIALHKRDGRKYFYTTNKDHLATTHQFVTDWTPQRFINWAASIDESVKEFIINVLERKQHPEQSYKSCMGVLAFAKKVGEERLANACKRALEHQVYNYKIIQKILEKGLDKLDDETPDEPELPFHNNIRGGKYYN
- a CDS encoding helix-turn-helix domain-containing protein, which codes for MSDTSIFGADFIEKAEAKILENISNEQFGVSELADLMNMSRSSLLRKIKTHTQLSVSQFIRQVRVTKGLEMLKQTSLTVAEISYQVGFGNTSYFIKCFREQYGFSPGEVRKGFLPEENENVQESGFKKYQWYAIGAMTLVVIVLSVLFFSRKDESRVELEKSIAVLPFVNESSDSLNLYFVNGLMESTLNNLQKIGDLRVVSRTSVAKYRDTDFGIPEIAEELNVNYLVEGSGQRFGNQVLLNIQLIEAATDRPIWGEQYSREVDDVFELQNEVARKIADAIQAVVTPAELKQIEKIPTDNLEAYDYYLQALNLYYNRTEENLKKAISLFEKAIDEDDQFALAYANVAISYYFIDVNQKEKQYTEQINNFADKALLYDSRSAESLIAKALYYMQMEEYSLALPHLEKALEYNPNSSAVVQMLADLYARVIPNTAKYLEYALKGIQLDIAANDSIGKSFIYLHLSNALIQNGFVDEAATYINKSLDYNPDNYYSPLVKTYILYAKDGDAERTKKLMLNEWHKDTARLDLLQEVAKVYYFEEDYDSAYYYFEKFVDARDKYGLNIYPQEDVKIAWVYQKMGLKEQAAKFFDSYKAYCNNDKSIYKSASMAVMYAYEGKYEEALEQLRIFATQDNYQYWILVFEPKDPIMKPLKNNPDYHRTNQKIEDRFWKKHETIKKVLSDKGLL